In Methylothermaceae bacteria B42, the genomic window ACAAGCTCGATACCAACGCTTTTTATTTGGATCTGCGCCGTCCCCTGACCGAGGCGCCGGAAGTCCCCGGGTACGAGATCCAATTGGGGGAACCCAAAGTATTGGAGGTTTTGGTGCCCAAGGCCTTGGGATTGAACCGGTTGTTTGAAGCCTTATCCCGGGCCGGGGTCGAAGTGGCTAATATCCGCCCTCGAAGCAACCGGCTGGAACAGTTGTTTTTCCAACGGGTACAACAAGGCAAACGGAAACAGGCTGCCTGATGGGATACTGGACTGCTTATCGTACTTTGGCCGGCAAGGAAATCCACCGCTTTATGCGGATTTGGCCGCAAACCCTGTTACCGCCATTGGTGACTACGTCCCTGTATTTTTTGATCTTTGGCGCGCTGATGGGGCCGCGTATCGGTCCCATGGCGGGTATTCCCTATATCGATTACATCGTTCCCGGTATCATTTTGATGGCGGTCATCAATCATTCCTATGCCAATGTAGTGTCTTCCTTCTATTCCGCTAAATTTCAGCGCCACATTGAAGAGATGCTAATCGCGCCGATGCCGGCGTGGGTGATTTTATCCGGTTATATCACCGGCGGCGTGACCCGGGGATTGCTGGTAGGCGCTATCGTGACAGGCATCGCGGCGTTTTTTACTGATCTGAAAATTGCCCATCCCGAATTGGCGATTGCGGTAGCCTTGTCAACGTCGGTTCTTTTTGCCCTGGGCGGTTTTATCAACGCGGTTTTCGCCAATAGTTTTGACGATATTTCCATCATTCCCAACTTTGTGCTTACCCCGCTAGTGTACCTGGGCGGCGTTTTTTATTCCATTACCTTGCTGCCGGAACCTTGGCACAGCGCCTCCTTGGCCAATCCTATTCTGTATATGGTCAATGCCTTTCGTTTCGGGTTTTTAGGCGTCGCCGATGTCAATCTGACCACCGCCTTTTTGATGGTAGGGGGATTGATCTTAACTTTGGGACTGTCGGGGCTGTTTTTTCTATGGAAAGGGGTAGGAATCAAACATTAGCGGACTTTTTCCCGCAGCAGGACAGCTGCCTGAGGCTGTCCATATCCAAAATGGTGACTTTTTTTCCGCGAAGCCTGATCCAGCCTTCTTTTTCGAATTGTTTGAGGGTGCGGCTGACAGTAGCCAAAGCGAGATCCAAATAATTCCCCAACTCTTGCCGGGTAAAGCCGATTGAGAATTCGCGGGTGGAAAATCCCCGGTAACCGTAGCGGCTGGAGAGATCCATTAAAAAAGAAGATACTCTTTCTTCCGCTGTTTTTTTGATGAAAACCAGTTGTTCCCGCTGTATTTCCAAAGCATCGCCAGCGTGGCGCAAAATTTCCTTGAATAAAGGCGGGATACGCAAGCAAAGTTGAGTGATTTGGGAAGCCGGCAGTTCACAATAACTCAAAGTATCCAGTGCCTGAGCCGTACAACGATAGGTTTTGCCGGAAAAACCGTCAAACCCGAGCAGTTCCCCAGGAAGCAACAACGAGAGAATATGCTCATTGCCGCACTCGTCTTGATACGAAAGTTTGGCACACCCGGATTTGACCGCAATGAGTCCGTGGAAAGGATCGCCCGCCCGAAACAAATAGTCACCCTTGTGCAAAACCTTGCGGCGTTGAACCGCATTATCCAATTTGGTGACTTCTTCTTGCGTCAAACCGCGGGGAAAGCAAATGGTATTAAACCCACAATTGTTGCAGGTGACTTCCAGGTATTGATTTGTTTGAGGTGCTGCTTGCATTGGCGAAGAAAAGTTTGTCATAGGTCAAATTATACCCAATATTAAATATGGCAAATGGTAAAGATTTACCCAATATGTTATTTTCATAATATT contains:
- a CDS encoding ABC transporter permease — encoded protein: MGYWTAYRTLAGKEIHRFMRIWPQTLLPPLVTTSLYFLIFGALMGPRIGPMAGIPYIDYIVPGIILMAVINHSYANVVSSFYSAKFQRHIEEMLIAPMPAWVILSGYITGGVTRGLLVGAIVTGIAAFFTDLKIAHPELAIAVALSTSVLFALGGFINAVFANSFDDISIIPNFVLTPLVYLGGVFYSITLLPEPWHSASLANPILYMVNAFRFGFLGVADVNLTTAFLMVGGLILTLGLSGLFFLWKGVGIKH